The following proteins come from a genomic window of Diorhabda carinulata isolate Delta chromosome X, icDioCari1.1, whole genome shotgun sequence:
- the LOC130902780 gene encoding uncharacterized protein LOC130902780 isoform X2 translates to MKGVITFSLCLLAIFVNCEKDMTRKSIIYDKNTPDVFYCPIHKYTGLDKMIVKARPLKKLCEFEGKPLPEDYKSDCYQNVDESNYACKEKYRIMKRLKKASAED, encoded by the exons ATGAAAGGCGttataacattttcattatGTTTACTCGCAATTTTCGTTAATTGTGAAAAAGATATGACAAGAAAAAGTATTATATACGATAAAAATACACCAGATGTTTTTTATTGTCCAATTCATAAGTATACGGGACTTGACAAAATGATTGTTAA GGCAAGACCTCTTAAAAAGTTGTGTGAATTTGAAGGTAAACCACTACCTGAAGATTACAAAAGTGATTGTTATCAAAATGTTGATGAATCTAATTATGCCTGCAAAGAAAAATACAGGATAATG
- the LOC130902775 gene encoding kinesin-like protein KIF17 isoform X2, translating into MAENVKVIVRCRPMNKTETALNCQHTVKVDKCVVETWDPNDGPAFAKQFTFDSAYGENSTTEVIYNDICYPLVESVLEGYNATIFVYGQTGCGKSFTMEGIKSEDSPQKGVISRAFEHIFEAISVTSGVKYLALVSYLEIYNEQIRDLLLPPNKTPTPLCLKESPNEGVTVPGLSLLPVQNAMECERLLNIGSKNRMIGATLMNQNSSRSHSIFSISLEHISNVNNNDNIRKGKLNLVDLAGSERQTKTGATGERLKEATKINLSLSALGNVISALVDGKAKHIPYRDSKLTRLLQDSLGGNTRTLMIACIGPACRDYMETLSTLRYANRAKNIHNKPKVNEDPKDAILRQYQEEIRRLKSLLENKQTNKNDIKVEDLTITSNEETDTNQLYNHTNLDLDVKRDQLIIQYQQEMKKLKSLHENEKIEKENILKQIQKIKEEYDENIKQLNKEIGLKRKEEVSEAEIMDRIEVLKASIIGGEKADDRELSERRRRKKQAAEERASVVAHLLAKIEMNEDRELLYNQYKDISCELRVKTDVLRKYRHKMKILEKEITDIQSEFETERGDYLETIRKQERNNKLLSQIAEKLAGTLKKECNYSDLESIKDKAIWLEDSQKYKLPELVILRTKLPPPGRNCDTQTAPGRLESDEDSREDDYPMRNSFFKRMEGIDREDVITNYFQPATKRVSELLRQSARMDPAKVIQTWKEFARRNKSTEDTDRRQSPTKVNLNYSTNYGTNNWLNGIPSNHHNESKRPFRLEALPNIVKNHKERLNQLEFL; encoded by the exons ATGGCAGAAAACGTTAAAGTTATAGTCAGATGTCGGCCTATGAACAAAACGGAAACAGCTCTTAATTGTCAA CATACTGTTAAAGTAGATAAATGTGTTGTGGAAACATGGGATCCCAACGATGGTCCAGCTTTTGCGAAACAGTTTACCTTCGATTCTGCTTACGGAGAAAACTCCACAACAGAAGTGATTTACAACGATATATGTTATCCGCTAGTAGAA agTGTTTTAGAAGGTTACAATGCTACGATATTTGTTTACGGACAAACAGGTTGTGGAAAATCATTTACAATGGAAGGTATAAAATCGGAGGACAGTCCTCAGAAGGGCGTCATTTCCAGGGCGTTCGAACATATTTTCGAAGCAATTTCAGTCACTAGTGGAGTGAAATATTTAGCTCTAGTAAGCTATCTAGAAATATACAACGAACAAATAag AGATCTGCTACTACCACCTAATAAAACTCCAACACCTTTATGTCTTAAGGAATCTCCCAATGAAGGTGTAACTGTACCTG gTTTATCTCTGCTACCAGTACAAAATGCGATGGAATGTGAACGACTACTAAACATTGGTTCAAAAAACAGGATGATTGGTGCCACTCTTATGAACCAAAATAGTTCAAGATCCCatagtattttttcaatcagCTTAGAACATATAAGTaatgtaaataataatgataatattagGAAAG GTAAATTGAATCTTGTGGATTTAGCCGGATCAGAAAGGCAAACCAAAACAGGCGCTACAGGCGAAAGACTGAAAGAAGcaactaaaataaatttgtcTTTAAGTGCTCTTGGAAATGTCATTTCTGCTTTGGTAGATGGTAAGGCAAAACATATACCTTACCGAGATTCCAAACTCACTCGACTTTTACAG gATTCCTTGGGAGGAAATACTAGAACTTTAATGATAGCTTGTATCGGACCAGCTTGCAGAGACTACATGGAAACTTTATCCACTTTAAGATATGCTAATAGAGCTAAGAATATTCATAATAAACCTAAAGTTAACGAG GATCCGAAAGATGCGATATTGCGACAGTATCAAGAAGAAATAAGAAGGTTAAAAAGTCTGctcgaaaataaacaaacaaacaaaaacgatATCAAAGTAGAAGACTTAACAATAACGTCTAACGAAGAAACTGATACGAATCAACTTTATAATCATACAAACTTGGACTTAGACGTTAAAAGAGACCAACTGATCATTCAGTATCAacaggaaatgaaaaaattgaaatcgttgcatgaaaatgaaaaaatagaaaaagaaaatatattgaaacagattcaaaaaataaaagaagaatacGACGAGAACATCAAACAGTTAAACAAAGAAATAGgtttgaaaagaaaagaagaagtatCGGAAGCAGAAATAATGGATAGAATAGAAGTTTTAAAAGCATCTATTATTGGTGGCGAGAAGGCAGACGATAGGGAATTATCAGAaagaaggagaagaaaaaaacaaGCCGCTGAGGAAAGAGCCTC AGTCGTCGCTCACTTGTTGGCCAAAATCGAAATGAACGAAGACAGAGAACTACTATATAATCAATACAAGGACATAAGTTGCGAATTAAGAGTAAAAACGGACGTATTGAGAAAATACAggcataaaatgaaaatattggaaaaagaaattACCGACATTCAAAGCGAATTCGAAACTGAACGCGGTGATTATTTGGAAACTATAAGGaaacaagaaagaaataataaactgCTGAGTCAGATAGcggaaaaattagcggggacGTTGAAAAAGGAATGTAACTATAG cgATTTGGAATCCATCAAGGACAAAGCAATATGGCTAGAAGATTCTCAAAAATACAAACTTCCAGAATTAGTGATACTAAGGACGAAACTACCACCGCCAg GTCGAAACTGCGATACTCAAACAGCCCCCGGTCGTTTGGAAAGTGATGAAGACAGTCGAGAAGACGATTATCCAATgagaaattcttttttcaag CGGATGGAAGGAATTGACAGAGAGGATGTGATAACCAATTACTTTCAACCTGCTACTAAAAGAGTTAGTGAGTTACTTAGGCAGTCTGCTAGAATGGATCCCGCTAAAGTTATACAAACTTGGAAAG AATTTGCGAGAAGAAACAAATCAACTGAGGATACGGATCGACGACAATCACCAACAAAAGTGAACCTTAATTATAGTACCAATTATGGAACAAACAATTGGTTGAATG GAATACCATCGAATCATCATAACGAGTCCAAAAGACCATTTCGTCTTGAAGCATTGCCAAACATCGtcaaaaatcataaagaaaGACTAAACcaattggaatttttataa
- the LOC130902775 gene encoding osmotic avoidance abnormal protein 3 isoform X1, which yields MAENVKVIVRCRPMNKTETALNCQHTVKVDKCVVETWDPNDGPAFAKQFTFDSAYGENSTTEVIYNDICYPLVESVLEGYNATIFVYGQTGCGKSFTMEGIKSEDSPQKGVISRAFEHIFEAISVTSGVKYLALVSYLEIYNEQIRDLLLPPNKTPTPLCLKESPNEGVTVPGLSLLPVQNAMECERLLNIGSKNRMIGATLMNQNSSRSHSIFSISLEHISNVNNNDNIRKGKLNLVDLAGSERQTKTGATGERLKEATKINLSLSALGNVISALVDGKAKHIPYRDSKLTRLLQDSLGGNTRTLMIACIGPACRDYMETLSTLRYANRAKNIHNKPKVNEDPKDAILRQYQEEIRRLKSLLENKQTNKNDIKVEDLTITSNEETDTNQLYNHTNLDLDVKRDQLIIQYQQEMKKLKSLHENEKIEKENILKQIQKIKEEYDENIKQLNKEIGLKRKEEVSEAEIMDRIEVLKASIIGGEKADDRELSERRRRKKQAAEERASVVAHLLAKIEMNEDRELLYNQYKDISCELRVKTDVLRKYRHKMKILEKEITDIQSEFETERGDYLETIRKQERNNKLLSQIAEKLAGTLKKECNYSDLESIKDKAIWLEDSQKYKLPELVILRTKLPPPDHNNNGMSSSESSTSSPYLNNNERMEGIDREDVITNYFQPATKRVSELLRQSARMDPAKVIQTWKGRNGRLIISEFARRNKSTEDTDRRQSPTKVNLNYSTNYGTNNWLNGIPSNHHNESKRPFRLEALPNIVKNHKERLNQLEFL from the exons ATGGCAGAAAACGTTAAAGTTATAGTCAGATGTCGGCCTATGAACAAAACGGAAACAGCTCTTAATTGTCAA CATACTGTTAAAGTAGATAAATGTGTTGTGGAAACATGGGATCCCAACGATGGTCCAGCTTTTGCGAAACAGTTTACCTTCGATTCTGCTTACGGAGAAAACTCCACAACAGAAGTGATTTACAACGATATATGTTATCCGCTAGTAGAA agTGTTTTAGAAGGTTACAATGCTACGATATTTGTTTACGGACAAACAGGTTGTGGAAAATCATTTACAATGGAAGGTATAAAATCGGAGGACAGTCCTCAGAAGGGCGTCATTTCCAGGGCGTTCGAACATATTTTCGAAGCAATTTCAGTCACTAGTGGAGTGAAATATTTAGCTCTAGTAAGCTATCTAGAAATATACAACGAACAAATAag AGATCTGCTACTACCACCTAATAAAACTCCAACACCTTTATGTCTTAAGGAATCTCCCAATGAAGGTGTAACTGTACCTG gTTTATCTCTGCTACCAGTACAAAATGCGATGGAATGTGAACGACTACTAAACATTGGTTCAAAAAACAGGATGATTGGTGCCACTCTTATGAACCAAAATAGTTCAAGATCCCatagtattttttcaatcagCTTAGAACATATAAGTaatgtaaataataatgataatattagGAAAG GTAAATTGAATCTTGTGGATTTAGCCGGATCAGAAAGGCAAACCAAAACAGGCGCTACAGGCGAAAGACTGAAAGAAGcaactaaaataaatttgtcTTTAAGTGCTCTTGGAAATGTCATTTCTGCTTTGGTAGATGGTAAGGCAAAACATATACCTTACCGAGATTCCAAACTCACTCGACTTTTACAG gATTCCTTGGGAGGAAATACTAGAACTTTAATGATAGCTTGTATCGGACCAGCTTGCAGAGACTACATGGAAACTTTATCCACTTTAAGATATGCTAATAGAGCTAAGAATATTCATAATAAACCTAAAGTTAACGAG GATCCGAAAGATGCGATATTGCGACAGTATCAAGAAGAAATAAGAAGGTTAAAAAGTCTGctcgaaaataaacaaacaaacaaaaacgatATCAAAGTAGAAGACTTAACAATAACGTCTAACGAAGAAACTGATACGAATCAACTTTATAATCATACAAACTTGGACTTAGACGTTAAAAGAGACCAACTGATCATTCAGTATCAacaggaaatgaaaaaattgaaatcgttgcatgaaaatgaaaaaatagaaaaagaaaatatattgaaacagattcaaaaaataaaagaagaatacGACGAGAACATCAAACAGTTAAACAAAGAAATAGgtttgaaaagaaaagaagaagtatCGGAAGCAGAAATAATGGATAGAATAGAAGTTTTAAAAGCATCTATTATTGGTGGCGAGAAGGCAGACGATAGGGAATTATCAGAaagaaggagaagaaaaaaacaaGCCGCTGAGGAAAGAGCCTC AGTCGTCGCTCACTTGTTGGCCAAAATCGAAATGAACGAAGACAGAGAACTACTATATAATCAATACAAGGACATAAGTTGCGAATTAAGAGTAAAAACGGACGTATTGAGAAAATACAggcataaaatgaaaatattggaaaaagaaattACCGACATTCAAAGCGAATTCGAAACTGAACGCGGTGATTATTTGGAAACTATAAGGaaacaagaaagaaataataaactgCTGAGTCAGATAGcggaaaaattagcggggacGTTGAAAAAGGAATGTAACTATAG cgATTTGGAATCCATCAAGGACAAAGCAATATGGCTAGAAGATTCTCAAAAATACAAACTTCCAGAATTAGTGATACTAAGGACGAAACTACCACCGCCAg ATCATAACAACAATGGAATGTCTTCGAGTGAATCTAGCACATCTAGTCCATATTTGAACAATAACGAG CGGATGGAAGGAATTGACAGAGAGGATGTGATAACCAATTACTTTCAACCTGCTACTAAAAGAGTTAGTGAGTTACTTAGGCAGTCTGCTAGAATGGATCCCGCTAAAGTTATACAAACTTGGAAAG GCCGAAATGGTCGTTTAATTATTTCAGAATTTGCGAGAAGAAACAAATCAACTGAGGATACGGATCGACGACAATCACCAACAAAAGTGAACCTTAATTATAGTACCAATTATGGAACAAACAATTGGTTGAATG GAATACCATCGAATCATCATAACGAGTCCAAAAGACCATTTCGTCTTGAAGCATTGCCAAACATCGtcaaaaatcataaagaaaGACTAAACcaattggaatttttataa